One genomic window of Gracilinema caldarium DSM 7334 includes the following:
- a CDS encoding ATP-binding protein: MGFILNIFTSGKHFKTDNEELDLFVRYVLLNAMIFLGGSLLILFGVQSLHAGALLQGIFDLSMAAITIFGFILLRTNVNFSASSFLTVVSFFFLCTFLIQSGGIQGSGVLWAYSFPLLAIFLLGIRIGTVLAILLGMFLCAIFFIPGISQFTYERAFAFRGIGVYILVTTCTIVYEITKINKDKRLLRLTQTIQAERDQISAMKDNLPTGIFLLDEQLCIQSQYSPKLEQIFTQSNLSGASFINLLQNSLQNKELDLLHDYFEMLLNKSHDQSLLEEINPLKEFSFTPLPGGEIKYLSIMFTTFSNENNKTFILGSVQDLTKERALQLQLEAEERKRQKEMRSLFEIIHIEPRLFQDFINETEENFQAINELLKDQTKPTHEVITEIYQLIHAVKSNAVILGLQEFGEKLHGLERELNQLKVKHEVTFNDLLHFTLEMESVLQEKDSFKGLLERLKSFTRGSNTVQEEVILIKTLEKLIEKTAQSLGKEAKLVIKQIDSHALNYVPFKDLKDILTQIVRNALVHGIETPAERKRLKKAAHGLIELSIKQEHQQIICTITDDGRGISFDVVRQRAQEQQLIDSQDNLSREQLLALLFNPGFSTEKTSTLHAGRGIGLSLVKDRIKKLNGSIGIQTKEGRGCRFIINFPVLQESAASAV; encoded by the coding sequence ATGGGTTTTATCCTCAATATTTTTACCAGTGGTAAGCATTTTAAGACAGACAATGAAGAATTAGATCTTTTTGTTCGCTATGTATTATTAAATGCGATGATATTTCTTGGCGGATCCTTACTCATTCTTTTTGGTGTTCAAAGTTTGCATGCCGGAGCTTTACTCCAAGGGATCTTTGATCTTTCAATGGCCGCCATTACCATCTTTGGTTTTATATTACTAAGAACTAATGTCAATTTTTCCGCTTCTTCATTCCTTACGGTAGTTTCCTTTTTCTTTCTTTGTACGTTTCTGATTCAATCGGGAGGAATTCAGGGGTCTGGAGTTCTTTGGGCCTATTCTTTTCCACTACTGGCTATATTTTTACTTGGGATTCGAATAGGAACTGTCCTCGCTATTTTATTAGGTATGTTTCTATGTGCTATATTTTTCATACCAGGAATCTCTCAATTTACCTATGAACGAGCCTTTGCGTTCAGAGGCATTGGAGTGTATATCTTAGTTACAACTTGTACCATCGTGTACGAGATAACCAAGATAAATAAAGATAAACGGCTTCTTAGGCTTACTCAGACTATACAGGCTGAGCGGGATCAGATTTCGGCAATGAAGGACAATCTGCCGACAGGTATTTTTTTGCTGGATGAACAACTCTGTATTCAATCCCAGTATTCACCAAAACTTGAACAAATCTTTACACAAAGCAACCTGAGCGGAGCTTCATTCATCAACCTATTACAAAACTCGTTACAAAACAAAGAACTCGATCTTTTACATGATTACTTTGAAATGCTTTTAAACAAAAGCCACGATCAAAGTCTTTTGGAGGAAATTAACCCTCTTAAGGAATTTTCCTTTACCCCTCTTCCAGGTGGAGAAATCAAATATCTTTCTATCATGTTTACGACGTTCTCAAATGAAAACAACAAAACATTCATACTGGGTTCTGTCCAGGATTTAACAAAAGAACGGGCTCTTCAGCTGCAGCTTGAAGCAGAAGAACGCAAACGACAAAAAGAGATGCGATCCCTCTTTGAAATCATTCATATTGAACCCCGACTTTTCCAGGATTTTATTAATGAAACTGAAGAGAATTTTCAAGCTATTAACGAGTTACTAAAAGACCAAACTAAACCAACTCACGAGGTAATTACAGAAATATATCAGTTGATACATGCGGTTAAATCGAATGCGGTGATTCTGGGGCTCCAGGAATTTGGTGAAAAACTGCATGGTCTAGAACGGGAACTTAATCAACTTAAAGTGAAACATGAAGTAACATTCAATGATCTCCTTCATTTTACCTTAGAAATGGAATCGGTGCTCCAGGAAAAAGATTCATTTAAAGGCCTCTTGGAACGGCTTAAGAGTTTTACCCGAGGATCAAATACAGTTCAGGAAGAAGTCATATTGATTAAGACTCTGGAAAAACTTATAGAAAAAACTGCACAAAGCCTGGGAAAGGAAGCAAAGCTTGTAATTAAACAGATCGATTCACATGCCTTGAATTATGTGCCCTTTAAAGATTTAAAGGATATCCTTACACAAATTGTACGGAATGCTCTAGTTCATGGCATAGAAACTCCAGCAGAGCGAAAAAGACTGAAAAAAGCTGCCCATGGGCTTATTGAACTTTCAATAAAACAGGAACACCAACAGATTATTTGTACTATTACCGATGATGGCAGAGGTATTTCCTTTGATGTGGTACGACAGAGAGCTCAAGAACAGCAACTGATAGACTCACAGGACAATCTTTCAAGGGAGCAACTTCTCGCATTGCTATTCAACCCTGGTTTTAGTACAGAAAAAACCTCAACATTACACGCCGGAAGAGGTATTGGCCTGAGCCTGGTAAAGGATCGTATTAAAAAACTTAATGGTTCTATTGGCATACAAACCAAAGAAGGACGAGGCTGTCGTTTTATTATTAATTTTCCAGTTTTACAGGAGTCTGCTGCCAGTGCAGTATAG
- a CDS encoding ABC transporter ATP-binding protein: MNTDYLLDVENLKLHFHTGGGPFSSHKGYIRAVDGISFKIKKGETLGLVGESGCGKSTTARAVAQLHRPTAGSVIFKGEDLTKLHASALLKARKNMQMVFQDPYASLNPRMTSGDIIAEPLKIYKSRGLINMQKGEIIDRVEDLMEKVGLSRFFRNRYPHEFSGGQRQRIGIARALALNPELILADEPVSALDVSIQAQILNLFKDLQQELGLTYLFIAHDLAVVRYISNRIAVMYLGVIVEIADRNTLFEKPLHPYTQALLSAAPIPDPVVERKRQRIILTGDVPSPDKERHGCYFYDRCPKRMDKCQHTIPKLKDADSDHQVACFLYHDPE, from the coding sequence ATGAATACTGACTATTTATTGGATGTGGAGAATTTAAAATTACACTTTCATACCGGCGGTGGTCCTTTTTCTTCTCATAAGGGTTATATCCGGGCGGTAGATGGTATTTCCTTTAAAATCAAGAAAGGAGAAACCCTGGGGCTCGTCGGCGAATCGGGCTGTGGTAAATCGACCACTGCCCGTGCGGTGGCGCAGCTTCACCGGCCTACTGCCGGTTCAGTCATTTTTAAGGGTGAGGATCTGACTAAGCTCCATGCATCGGCGTTACTTAAAGCCCGTAAAAATATGCAGATGGTCTTTCAGGACCCCTATGCATCGCTGAATCCACGGATGACCAGCGGTGACATCATTGCAGAACCCCTGAAAATCTATAAGTCCCGGGGGCTCATCAATATGCAAAAGGGAGAGATTATCGACCGGGTCGAGGACCTCATGGAAAAGGTCGGTCTTTCCCGCTTCTTCAGGAACCGCTATCCCCATGAATTTTCAGGCGGCCAGCGGCAGAGAATCGGTATCGCCCGGGCCCTGGCGTTAAATCCGGAGCTGATCCTCGCCGATGAGCCCGTATCTGCCCTGGACGTTTCTATTCAGGCCCAGATCCTCAACCTTTTTAAGGATCTTCAGCAGGAATTGGGGCTCACCTATCTTTTTATAGCCCATGACCTGGCGGTGGTTCGTTATATTTCAAACCGGATTGCGGTCATGTATCTCGGTGTGATTGTAGAAATTGCTGACCGCAATACGCTTTTTGAAAAGCCCCTGCACCCCTATACCCAGGCGCTTCTTTCTGCGGCTCCCATTCCGGACCCGGTGGTAGAGCGGAAACGCCAGCGGATTATTCTGACCGGCGACGTTCCTTCCCCCGACAAGGAGCGGCATGGCTGTTATTTCTATGACCGCTGTCCGAAGCGGATGGACAAGTGCCAGCATACTATACCGAAACTGAAAGATGCTGACAGTGACCATCAGGTTGCTTGCTTCCTCTATCACGATCCGGAATAA
- a CDS encoding ABC transporter ATP-binding protein, with amino-acid sequence MTDEVILQVKDLKTYFHVDEGIVKAVDGVTFDLRQGETLGLVGESGSGKSVTNLSIMNLVPFPPGRIAGGEVLYRGQDLLKMTPNQIRDIRGNKISMIFQDPMTSLNPFLKISTQMVETLVLHQGLSKAAARDKAIEMLKLAGIPAAEKRIDNYPHQFSGGMRQRVMIAMALSCNPDILIADEPTSALDVTIQAQILDLIRDLTARLGTAVIMITHSLGVVAGLCDTICVMYAGRIVERGPVDEIFAHPRHPYTQGLIKSVPRLDKFTNERLQSIQGQPPNVIDLPDCCPFYPRCDKAMDICKQKYPASTSFDNGCAASCWLYSREAR; translated from the coding sequence ATGACCGATGAAGTAATTTTACAGGTTAAGGACCTGAAAACATATTTTCATGTTGATGAAGGGATTGTAAAGGCGGTCGATGGGGTAACCTTCGACCTCCGCCAGGGAGAGACCCTGGGGCTGGTTGGTGAATCGGGCTCAGGAAAGAGTGTGACCAATCTTTCCATTATGAACCTGGTACCCTTCCCCCCGGGGCGTATCGCCGGCGGCGAAGTGCTCTATCGGGGACAGGATCTCCTGAAAATGACACCAAACCAGATCCGGGATATCCGGGGAAATAAAATTTCCATGATTTTCCAGGATCCCATGACGAGCCTGAACCCCTTTCTTAAGATTTCCACCCAGATGGTGGAAACCCTGGTACTGCATCAGGGGCTTTCCAAGGCCGCAGCCCGGGATAAGGCGATAGAGATGCTGAAGCTGGCTGGCATTCCAGCGGCTGAAAAACGTATCGATAACTATCCCCACCAGTTCTCCGGAGGTATGCGCCAGCGGGTTATGATCGCCATGGCTCTTTCCTGTAACCCGGATATTCTCATTGCCGATGAACCCACCAGCGCTCTCGATGTAACCATTCAGGCCCAGATTCTGGACCTGATCCGGGACCTCACTGCACGGCTTGGTACGGCGGTAATCATGATTACCCACTCCCTCGGTGTGGTGGCGGGCCTCTGCGATACCATCTGCGTTATGTACGCCGGCCGTATTGTGGAACGGGGCCCGGTGGATGAAATATTTGCTCACCCCCGGCATCCCTATACCCAGGGGCTTATCAAGTCGGTTCCCCGGCTCGATAAGTTTACCAATGAACGGCTCCAGTCCATTCAAGGTCAGCCGCCAAACGTTATCGATCTGCCTGACTGCTGTCCCTTCTATCCGAGATGTGACAAGGCCATGGACATCTGCAAACAGAAGTATCCTGCATCGACGTCCTTCGATAATGGTTGTGCTGCGTCGTGCTGGCTCTATTCCCGGGAGGCTCGTTAA
- a CDS encoding ABC transporter permease: protein MVNEFNQQVKPVSLWADAWKRLRKNRMALIGLYVVIFYMVVSLVAPILPIYNPNEQNLMHINLRPSFKTAGELAVEKVEKRIERLTEVLKTQDREDLKTELESQKAELAKIMDEVQHNPSYKKVYILGTDYLGRDMLARIIYGGQISIGIGVVGTLTAVLIGIIIGAVAGFLGGWVDNLLMRFVDVLYGLPYMLIVIILMSMVPSGSNSIFILFIAIAMVSWLTIARVVRGQIISLKNSEFVEAARSMGASQARIIFRHLLPNSLGVIIIFATLQMPSFIMNESFLSFLGLGVSAPGASWGTLVADGVKGMELYPWRLLFPAISMTIFLFAMNFLGDGLRDALDPQSKNRT, encoded by the coding sequence ATGGTGAATGAATTCAATCAGCAGGTAAAGCCCGTATCCCTCTGGGCCGATGCCTGGAAGCGGTTACGGAAAAACCGGATGGCGCTGATTGGCCTGTATGTGGTCATTTTTTATATGGTGGTTTCCCTGGTAGCGCCGATTCTGCCGATTTACAACCCCAATGAGCAGAATCTTATGCATATCAATCTGAGGCCCTCCTTTAAGACCGCAGGGGAACTGGCGGTAGAAAAAGTCGAAAAGCGTATCGAGCGGCTTACGGAGGTTCTTAAAACCCAGGATAGAGAAGACCTGAAGACCGAACTGGAATCTCAGAAGGCTGAGCTGGCTAAAATTATGGATGAGGTTCAGCACAATCCATCCTATAAAAAGGTGTACATTCTGGGGACTGACTATCTTGGCCGGGATATGCTGGCCCGTATCATATATGGCGGACAGATTTCGATCGGTATTGGTGTAGTAGGTACTCTGACCGCTGTTCTTATTGGTATCATCATTGGTGCCGTTGCGGGCTTCCTGGGTGGTTGGGTGGATAACCTCTTAATGCGTTTTGTTGATGTCCTCTATGGGCTTCCCTATATGCTCATCGTCATTATTCTTATGTCCATGGTCCCCTCGGGCAGCAATTCCATCTTTATCCTCTTTATCGCCATAGCCATGGTTTCCTGGCTTACCATAGCCCGGGTTGTACGGGGCCAGATTATCAGCCTAAAAAACTCCGAATTTGTCGAAGCCGCCCGATCCATGGGGGCCAGCCAGGCCCGCATCATTTTCCGGCATCTCCTGCCAAACTCATTAGGGGTCATCATCATCTTTGCGACCCTGCAGATGCCTAGCTTTATTATGAACGAATCCTTCCTTTCCTTCCTTGGTCTTGGTGTTTCAGCCCCCGGTGCATCCTGGGGTACCCTGGTGGCCGATGGTGTAAAGGGTATGGAACTTTATCCCTGGCGGCTCCTGTTCCCTGCCATTTCCATGACTATTTTCCTGTTTGCCATGAACTTTCTGGGTGACGGCCTGCGGGATGCTCTGGATCCCCAGAGCAAAAACCGGACCTAG
- the oppB gene encoding oligopeptide ABC transporter permease OppB, producing the protein MARFIIRRLLSIIPTMFIIVTLSFFLIRFAPGGPFSSEKKIPEAVLQNILKKYHMDEPLLQQYGRYLQDILRGDLGPSFRYQDQTVNELIGATMPTSIILGSFALALAFFLGTLAGIVSALRQNKWPDYLSMSIAVIGISVPLFVIGPVLQLVFAMKLSWLPTSGWINSRAGWKTIVLPMITLAFPYFAYIARLSRGSILEVLRSDYIRTARAKGLKESVVIIKHVLKGALLPIVSYLGPAFSGIITGSVVVETVFLVPGVGQIFVQSALNRDYTLIMGDIIVYSAILVVMNFVVDILYGLLDPRIAYK; encoded by the coding sequence ATGGCCAGGTTCATCATTCGTCGTTTGCTGAGTATTATTCCCACGATGTTTATCATCGTGACGCTCAGTTTTTTTCTCATTCGCTTTGCACCGGGCGGCCCCTTCTCTTCGGAGAAGAAAATCCCCGAAGCGGTGTTACAGAATATTCTTAAAAAATATCACATGGATGAGCCCCTCTTACAACAATACGGGCGGTATCTTCAGGATATTTTACGGGGCGATCTGGGGCCTTCATTCCGGTATCAGGATCAGACTGTGAATGAACTGATTGGGGCTACCATGCCTACATCGATCATCCTTGGTAGTTTTGCCCTTGCCCTCGCTTTCTTCCTGGGAACCCTGGCAGGAATTGTGAGTGCCCTGAGACAGAATAAATGGCCTGATTATCTATCCATGTCTATCGCAGTTATTGGTATATCGGTGCCCCTTTTTGTTATTGGTCCTGTCTTACAGCTCGTATTTGCTATGAAGCTGAGCTGGTTGCCTACATCGGGCTGGATAAACAGTCGGGCGGGGTGGAAAACAATTGTCCTTCCTATGATTACATTAGCATTCCCCTATTTTGCCTATATTGCCCGGCTTTCCCGGGGATCTATCCTCGAGGTTTTACGGTCAGACTATATCCGTACTGCCAGGGCTAAGGGCTTAAAAGAGTCGGTTGTTATTATAAAACATGTGCTTAAGGGTGCCCTGTTGCCGATCGTTTCATACCTAGGACCAGCCTTCTCTGGTATTATAACTGGTTCAGTGGTGGTCGAAACGGTATTCCTTGTCCCCGGGGTTGGGCAGATATTCGTTCAGTCTGCCCTGAACCGGGACTATACCCTCATCATGGGGGATATTATCGTCTATTCTGCGATCCTGGTGGTCATGAACTTTGTGGTAGATATCCTGTACGGATTGCTTGATCCGCGGATTGCGTATAAATAG
- a CDS encoding peptide ABC transporter substrate-binding protein gives MKKSVLVAALVVGFASLFVLSCAQKELTADKAEFIVNNAAEPQTLDPSLIQGVPEHRLYMALFEGLTINDPKTSKAIPGIAESWTISPDGKTVTFKLRKSTWSDGTPVTAKDFVYGWLRTLKPETAAEYAYMIGMVVKGADDYNQGKTTDPSTVGVKALDDYTLQVELVGPAAYFVDMTAHYAFAPLPQHVIEKFGDQWVKPGNFVGNGPYTLKEWKPQEYIFAVKNPKYWDAKNVKLNSIKILAVTDEKTSYNMFLKGEIDWDTSVPTDIIDEVKLRPDYQVNPQLATYYYCFNNQRKPYDNPLVRKALAAAIDKKALVEKVTKAGQIPTDAFTPPMAGFTPQPGIGYDVAKAKELLAQAGYPNGKGFPVLTIKYNTNEGHKKIAEFVQEQWQNNLGIKVELKNEEWKTFLDTRSNAHDFDVARHGWVADYMDPSNFLELFITGGGNNDGLYSNPKFDELVKKAASMPDSPERNQTLMDAEKIFAEDQGMLPLYWYVDLDMIDLTKWDGWYGNPLGVHHWKFISKKK, from the coding sequence ATGAAAAAGAGTGTACTAGTAGCCGCTCTTGTGGTTGGATTCGCTTCTCTGTTTGTTCTCTCCTGTGCTCAAAAGGAGTTGACCGCAGACAAGGCCGAATTCATCGTGAACAACGCCGCTGAACCTCAGACTCTGGATCCGTCTCTGATTCAGGGTGTACCTGAACACCGGCTTTATATGGCCCTGTTCGAAGGTCTTACCATTAATGATCCCAAAACTTCCAAGGCGATCCCCGGTATTGCTGAATCCTGGACCATCAGTCCCGACGGCAAGACCGTAACCTTTAAGCTCCGCAAGAGCACCTGGTCTGATGGAACCCCAGTTACCGCCAAGGACTTTGTCTACGGTTGGCTCCGGACACTGAAACCCGAAACTGCCGCCGAGTATGCTTACATGATTGGCATGGTAGTAAAGGGTGCCGATGACTACAATCAGGGCAAGACCACCGATCCTTCCACTGTTGGTGTAAAGGCTCTTGATGACTACACCCTCCAGGTTGAACTGGTTGGTCCTGCGGCATACTTTGTCGACATGACCGCCCACTATGCCTTTGCTCCCCTTCCCCAGCATGTTATTGAAAAGTTTGGTGATCAGTGGGTAAAACCGGGCAACTTTGTTGGCAATGGCCCCTATACCCTCAAGGAATGGAAACCTCAGGAATACATTTTTGCGGTTAAAAACCCCAAATACTGGGATGCCAAGAATGTAAAACTGAATTCTATTAAGATTCTTGCGGTTACCGATGAAAAAACATCCTATAATATGTTCCTTAAGGGCGAAATTGATTGGGATACTTCTGTTCCCACCGATATTATCGACGAAGTTAAACTGCGGCCCGATTATCAGGTTAATCCCCAACTTGCAACTTACTACTACTGCTTTAATAACCAGCGCAAACCCTATGATAATCCTCTTGTCCGCAAGGCTCTGGCTGCTGCGATCGACAAGAAAGCTCTGGTAGAAAAGGTTACCAAGGCCGGTCAGATCCCCACCGATGCCTTTACGCCTCCTATGGCTGGCTTCACTCCCCAGCCCGGAATTGGTTACGATGTAGCCAAGGCTAAGGAACTCCTTGCTCAAGCTGGCTATCCCAATGGTAAGGGTTTCCCAGTGCTCACCATTAAGTACAACACTAACGAAGGCCATAAAAAGATTGCAGAATTCGTACAGGAACAGTGGCAGAACAACCTGGGTATTAAGGTTGAGCTTAAGAACGAAGAGTGGAAGACCTTCCTCGATACCAGGTCCAATGCTCACGACTTTGATGTAGCCCGTCATGGTTGGGTTGCAGACTATATGGATCCCTCCAACTTCCTGGAACTCTTTATTACCGGTGGTGGTAACAACGATGGTCTCTATTCAAATCCCAAGTTTGATGAACTGGTAAAGAAAGCTGCCTCAATGCCCGACAGCCCAGAAAGAAATCAGACGCTTATGGATGCAGAGAAGATATTCGCCGAAGATCAGGGAATGCTGCCCCTTTACTGGTATGTCGATCTTGATATGATTGACCTTACTAAGTGGGATGGCTGGTATGGCAACCCGCTGGGTGTTCATCACTGGAAGTTCATTTCCAAGAAAAAATAA
- a CDS encoding 1-acyl-sn-glycerol-3-phosphate acyltransferase, which yields MKPISAVYRDRIMQMMGKARLDTVVTENNVYQEANKAVLPYIDGILEELMLPGSGVDGAEHLRELLQKAKEGHSCLLLVEHYSNFDLPSISYLLRKELPDGQELADAIVAIAGLKLNESNPVVAAFTEAYTRIVIYPSRSLQGLDPEKDRAEIIRSNAINRAAMKTLNEVKVSGKLILVFPAGTRFRPWDPESKRGVREIDSYIKSFEYFCPIAINGEVLRIQPGDMAEDQVTQDVVRITIGPVTSCAEFREKARAEAEAAGVEDKKQATVDKIMELLEQMHREAESRRPKV from the coding sequence ATGAAACCAATTAGCGCAGTTTATCGCGATCGCATTATGCAAATGATGGGCAAAGCCCGACTTGATACGGTAGTCACAGAAAACAACGTGTATCAAGAAGCAAACAAGGCAGTACTTCCTTATATTGATGGAATTCTCGAAGAGCTCATGCTTCCCGGCTCAGGGGTTGATGGGGCCGAACATCTGCGGGAATTATTACAGAAGGCCAAAGAAGGCCATTCCTGCCTTTTACTGGTTGAACATTACAGTAACTTTGACCTGCCTTCTATCAGCTACCTCTTACGAAAAGAGCTTCCCGATGGCCAGGAACTGGCCGATGCCATTGTGGCCATTGCAGGCTTAAAGCTCAATGAATCGAACCCGGTGGTAGCAGCCTTTACCGAAGCCTATACCCGGATTGTGATTTACCCAAGCCGCTCCCTCCAGGGCTTGGACCCCGAAAAGGACCGGGCAGAGATTATCCGCAGTAATGCAATTAACCGGGCAGCTATGAAGACTCTGAATGAGGTAAAAGTGTCGGGCAAGCTTATCCTGGTATTCCCTGCTGGAACCCGGTTCCGCCCCTGGGACCCGGAAAGCAAACGGGGTGTCCGGGAGATTGATTCTTATATTAAGTCCTTTGAGTATTTCTGCCCCATTGCCATAAATGGGGAGGTTCTGCGGATACAGCCGGGGGACATGGCAGAAGACCAGGTGACCCAGGATGTGGTTCGTATTACCATCGGGCCTGTTACTAGCTGCGCCGAATTCCGTGAAAAGGCCCGGGCCGAGGCAGAGGCCGCCGGTGTGGAAGACAAGAAACAGGCTACGGTAGACAAAATTATGGAATTGCTGGAACAAATGCACCGGGAAGCCGAAAGCCGGCGGCCGAAGGTTTAA
- a CDS encoding NYN domain-containing protein has protein sequence MPLLPFSAAQPVPNQAKLAVLIDADNTQPAIIDGLLNEVAKYGVASVKRIYGDWTSTNLRSWKDRLLEYAIQPIQQFSYTSGKNATDSAMIIDAMDLLYTEKLDGFCIVSSDSDFTRLAARIRESGRIVYGFGEKKTPKAFVAACDKFIYTEILKEQQEESEEDEVKTTAKSQKDFKVDRRLLSLLRNVVDDLADESGWAYLGSVGQNITNRSSEFDPRNYGFKKLGDLFRAIPQFEIEERAQENGPGRQVYIRWKRRSR, from the coding sequence ATGCCCTTATTACCCTTTTCTGCTGCCCAACCGGTTCCCAACCAGGCGAAACTCGCAGTACTCATCGATGCGGATAACACCCAGCCTGCCATTATCGATGGTCTTTTAAATGAAGTTGCCAAATATGGTGTAGCCAGCGTAAAGCGGATCTATGGGGATTGGACCAGTACCAACCTGCGGTCCTGGAAAGACCGGCTTCTGGAATATGCTATCCAGCCCATCCAGCAGTTTTCCTATACAAGCGGCAAAAATGCTACCGACAGTGCCATGATTATCGATGCCATGGACCTCCTTTATACGGAAAAACTGGACGGCTTCTGTATTGTCTCCAGCGATTCAGACTTTACCCGGCTTGCCGCCCGGATCCGCGAAAGCGGCCGTATCGTCTATGGGTTTGGTGAAAAGAAAACCCCCAAGGCCTTTGTGGCAGCCTGTGACAAGTTTATCTATACGGAAATACTGAAGGAACAGCAGGAAGAAAGCGAAGAAGATGAAGTAAAGACTACCGCTAAAAGCCAGAAGGATTTTAAGGTTGATCGGCGGCTCCTCTCCTTACTGCGCAATGTGGTGGATGATCTGGCCGATGAATCAGGCTGGGCGTACCTGGGTTCGGTGGGACAAAACATTACCAACCGATCCAGTGAGTTTGATCCGCGGAACTATGGCTTTAAGAAGCTGGGAGACCTCTTCCGGGCCATCCCCCAGTTTGAGATTGAAGAGCGGGCCCAGGAAAACGGCCCGGGCCGGCAGGTATATATTCGCTGGAAGCGCCGCAGCCGTTGA